One Tachypleus tridentatus isolate NWPU-2018 chromosome 3, ASM421037v1, whole genome shotgun sequence DNA window includes the following coding sequences:
- the LOC143247580 gene encoding neural proliferation differentiation and control protein 1-like isoform X1, giving the protein MEKSKAFGGLLDSWFQKKNQAAADVEYPAYGVTGPSNKEKTSPNGDRKLAHSAQMYHYQHQKQQMLTVEKSSSGRLTSASDVESEEENEEGAYTVYECPGLAPTGEMEVQNPLFADESVQASSQPSKENSK; this is encoded by the exons ATGGAGAAATCCAAGGCTTTTGGAGGTTTGCTGGACAGTTG GTTTCAGAAGAAAAACCAGGCAGCAGCTGATGTGGAATATCCAGCGTACGGAGTGACAGGTCCCAGTAACAAAGAGAAAACCTCGCCAAATGGAGACCGAAAGCTGGCCCACAGTGCACAGATGTATCATTATCAACATCAGAAACAACAGATGTTGACTGTAGAGAA ATCCAGTTCGGGTCGACTTACTTCCGCTTCAGATGTTGAGTCTGAAGAAGAAAATGAAGAGGGTGCCTACACCGTTTATGAATGTCCTGGCTTAGCACCG ACTGGTGAGATGGAGGTTCAAAATCCACTGTTTGCAGATGAATCTGTACAAGCTTCATCTCAGCCATCAAAAGAGAACAGCAAATAG
- the LOC143247580 gene encoding neural proliferation differentiation and control protein 1-like isoform X2 — MQLTRRFQKKNQAAADVEYPAYGVTGPSNKEKTSPNGDRKLAHSAQMYHYQHQKQQMLTVEKSSSGRLTSASDVESEEENEEGAYTVYECPGLAPTGEMEVQNPLFADESVQASSQPSKENSK, encoded by the exons ATGCAATTAACCCGTAG GTTTCAGAAGAAAAACCAGGCAGCAGCTGATGTGGAATATCCAGCGTACGGAGTGACAGGTCCCAGTAACAAAGAGAAAACCTCGCCAAATGGAGACCGAAAGCTGGCCCACAGTGCACAGATGTATCATTATCAACATCAGAAACAACAGATGTTGACTGTAGAGAA ATCCAGTTCGGGTCGACTTACTTCCGCTTCAGATGTTGAGTCTGAAGAAGAAAATGAAGAGGGTGCCTACACCGTTTATGAATGTCCTGGCTTAGCACCG ACTGGTGAGATGGAGGTTCAAAATCCACTGTTTGCAGATGAATCTGTACAAGCTTCATCTCAGCCATCAAAAGAGAACAGCAAATAG
- the LOC143247581 gene encoding uncharacterized protein LOC143247581 isoform X1, with the protein MSLAGRVLLFARFALPVLMLGLFGRPTLGNFVRNSEYFPYQRRVSNIQAAVTKHQITNYPEYASQLYQNDFLVNHPSQYSDTIKSPYLQERVLADLYFGRPKMKQNKFKNDDGSAQPWVSLSRNQARNYGNAIEKHDKIKMNHPAGHISVKVYPPKRVADVEKEEYLGELGTFGSQKNEIQSTFNAEKMSPLPSLGISHLKTNRLNIQPESEEPEKLPVLSHHDVNLKENESKSPISDIYFVAIVAGCSAASIFGVIAAGICFTGECVVLILTSLSTGNIFTFTAVANNITMIIINETYKRGMNTHNYIYITIQCTVYLIFLYIYDCVKKTL; encoded by the exons ATGAGCCTGGCCGGGCGGGTATTATTATTCGCCCGATTTGCACTCCCAGTTCTAATGCTGGGACTGTTCGGTAGACCAACACTTGGAAATTTTGTCCGAAATTCAG AGTACTTTCCATATCAAAGAAGAGTTTCTAATATTCAGGCTGCAGTCACTAAACACCAGATCACAAACTATCCAGAATATGCATCACAACTTTATCAAAATGATTTTCTGGTAAATCATCCTAGCCAATATTCGGATACAATTAAAAGTCCATATCTCCAAGAAAGGGTTTTAGCAGATTTGTATTTTGGTAGACCAAAGATGaagcaaaacaaatttaaaaatgatgATGGAAGTGCTCAACCTTGGGTGTCTTTAAGTAGAAATCAAGCTAGAAATTATGGGAATGCAATtgaaaaacatgataaaattaaaatgaatcatCCAGCTGGTCACATATCTGTGAAAGTTTATCCCCCAAAAAGAGTTGCCGATGTCGAGAAAGAAGAGTACCTTGGTGAGTTAG GTACATTTGGATctcaaaaaaatgaaattcagtCAACATTTAATGCTGAGAAAATGTCTCCACTCCCTTCTCTGGGAATTTCTCATCTTAAAACAAACAGGTTGAATATTCAACCAGAGTCAGAAGAACCTGAGAAGCTGCCAGTATTATCTCACCATGATGTCAATCTTAAAGAAAATGAGTCCAAGTCTCCAATTAGTGACATATATTTCGTAG caaTTGTAGCAGGATGTAGTGCAGCTTCTATATTTGGAGTTATTGCTGCTGGAATCTGTTTTACAGGTGAGTGTGTAGTTCTAATATTAACTTCTTTATCTACTgggaatatttttacttttactgcTGTTGCTAATAATATTACTATGATTATAATCAATGAAACTTACAAAAGAGGAATGAACACACACAATTATATCTATATCACTATACAATGtactgtttatttaattttcctatatatatatgattgtgtGAAGAAAACATTGTAA
- the LOC143247581 gene encoding uncharacterized protein LOC143247581 isoform X2 — MSLAGRVLLFARFALPVLMLGLFGRPTLGNFVRNSEYFPYQRRVSNIQAAVTKHQITNYPEYASQLYQNDFLVNHPSQYSDTIKSPYLQERVLADLYFGRPKMKQNKFKNDDGSAQPWVSLSRNQARNYGNAIEKHDKIKMNHPAGHISVKVYPPKRVADVEKEEYLGTFGSQKNEIQSTFNAEKMSPLPSLGISHLKTNRLNIQPESEEPEKLPVLSHHDVNLKENESKSPISDIYFVAIVAGCSAASIFGVIAAGICFTGECVVLILTSLSTGNIFTFTAVANNITMIIINETYKRGMNTHNYIYITIQCTVYLIFLYIYDCVKKTL; from the exons ATGAGCCTGGCCGGGCGGGTATTATTATTCGCCCGATTTGCACTCCCAGTTCTAATGCTGGGACTGTTCGGTAGACCAACACTTGGAAATTTTGTCCGAAATTCAG AGTACTTTCCATATCAAAGAAGAGTTTCTAATATTCAGGCTGCAGTCACTAAACACCAGATCACAAACTATCCAGAATATGCATCACAACTTTATCAAAATGATTTTCTGGTAAATCATCCTAGCCAATATTCGGATACAATTAAAAGTCCATATCTCCAAGAAAGGGTTTTAGCAGATTTGTATTTTGGTAGACCAAAGATGaagcaaaacaaatttaaaaatgatgATGGAAGTGCTCAACCTTGGGTGTCTTTAAGTAGAAATCAAGCTAGAAATTATGGGAATGCAATtgaaaaacatgataaaattaaaatgaatcatCCAGCTGGTCACATATCTGTGAAAGTTTATCCCCCAAAAAGAGTTGCCGATGTCGAGAAAGAAGAGTACCTTG GTACATTTGGATctcaaaaaaatgaaattcagtCAACATTTAATGCTGAGAAAATGTCTCCACTCCCTTCTCTGGGAATTTCTCATCTTAAAACAAACAGGTTGAATATTCAACCAGAGTCAGAAGAACCTGAGAAGCTGCCAGTATTATCTCACCATGATGTCAATCTTAAAGAAAATGAGTCCAAGTCTCCAATTAGTGACATATATTTCGTAG caaTTGTAGCAGGATGTAGTGCAGCTTCTATATTTGGAGTTATTGCTGCTGGAATCTGTTTTACAGGTGAGTGTGTAGTTCTAATATTAACTTCTTTATCTACTgggaatatttttacttttactgcTGTTGCTAATAATATTACTATGATTATAATCAATGAAACTTACAAAAGAGGAATGAACACACACAATTATATCTATATCACTATACAATGtactgtttatttaattttcctatatatatatgattgtgtGAAGAAAACATTGTAA